The stretch of DNA GCTACCGACTATGCGAGCATGGTGAAGGTTTATCAGTTTTGGAACCTGCACCGCCTGCTCGAGGGCCAGATTGAGCGACTGCTCGATCATCCGCTGCTCGAAGTCATGGCCACCAAGCGCCGGGTCGAGGACCCCATCGGCTATGCGTGGAGCAAGCAGAACATTCTTCCGCTCAGCCCCCAGGTCGGCTACGTCGACAACGTCATCGGCAACACGAACCTCATCGTGAATCGTTTGCTCGAGGAGGGTGGGCTTCCCTACTCTGTCCTACTGACATTGTTCCGTCGCGGCACCACCGTCATGGTAGCCAGCCTGCGCAGCCGCAACGGCGAAGCCGTCAAGGTGGCGGAGCGCCTCAAAGGAGGCGGCCACCCCAATGCAGCCGGCGCAGTCATGCCGCGCTCCACTCGAACCATCCCCCAGGCCCTCGATTACCTGAAGCAGGTGCTCAACCCCACCGTCGCCAAATCGCCGGCACTCAACGATCTTAAGAGCCTCTTCGATGCGATCGACATCGAGGATTCCCAGACCAAATCCTAAAGTTTTACCCGCGCCCACCCAGATCAATCGGTTATGAAGACAGAATCGCTGCACATCGGGATGAACGTGAAGCACCCCCAATATGGACCGGGGGTGGTGAAAGCGATCACCGAACACTCGGTAGAGATCGCGTTTGAGACCGGGCGTCGCACCGTCGCGCCCGAGACCAGCGGACTCGAACCGGCCTCCGCCCAGGCCGCGCTCACCTCCCTGGAGATGCCGCTTCCGACCCTCATCTCCGAGGTGGTCTCAAGCCTGGTGGATCGCTTGGGACTCGGAGCGAACGACGAGGCAGTGGCTGAACTGGGAGCGCGTTGGCATGGAGGGAAGCTGGTGCTCCACCCAGCGGATCCCACTCTTCAAACCAAGGAAGTCCCGTTGGAGGTCTTCTTTCACAAGATTGTGATGATGCGGAACAATTTCCGGGTCCTGGAACAGAAGATCAACGGTCATGAAAAGTTGACCGATGGGGAGAAGGTGGAGCTGCAGCAGTACATCAGTCGCTGCTACGGCTCCATGACCAGCTTCAATCTTCTGTTCCGAAACAAGGAAGATCAGTTCGGAGGTTAGGCCCCTCGCCGACGCAGGAGCATCAGGCCCGCGCCAGCGAGAGCCAGGAAGGCCACCGAACCCGGCTCTGGCACCACCGTGATGTCGGTGAACAGCTGTTGTGAGCCGATGTCGCCCAACCACGACGCCGCTCCGGACGACAGATCGATGGCATAAAGCCCTGACCAGGAGTCGCCTGCTTTGACCAGAGACGCGAAGGCCGCGCCGGAGGCACCTGAAATGTCGAATCCCGCCAGGTCCGTAAAGTTGATTCCCGTAGAACCCACAGTGGTGAGCGTTCCATTGTTAGGGGGAACCTGGCGAACCAGGGTATCCATCACCGAGTCGAGGCCGTAGAGAGTGG from Verrucomicrobiales bacterium encodes:
- a CDS encoding DHH family phosphoesterase; its protein translation is MNSLPKPNVILTHESDLDGLVAGVLLQRLAKKLFNVTVPLEAYHYHAWKQREMRETSAWVTDLGFEPRLDKPGWVIVDHHITEFTAKSAQLIMDTTKSAGLLCYELCQQHGLGSPELDRLVHMNNLSDLFLDDHPDFAQATDYASMVKVYQFWNLHRLLEGQIERLLDHPLLEVMATKRRVEDPIGYAWSKQNILPLSPQVGYVDNVIGNTNLIVNRLLEEGGLPYSVLLTLFRRGTTVMVASLRSRNGEAVKVAERLKGGGHPNAAGAVMPRSTRTIPQALDYLKQVLNPTVAKSPALNDLKSLFDAIDIEDSQTKS